The Geotalea uraniireducens Rf4 genome window below encodes:
- a CDS encoding GYD domain-containing protein → MQTFVMLTRLSPEALNSPKHLEELESKAVKCISTECPQVKWVHNFAILGGCDYLDIFQAPDMDTAIKVATIVRTFGHASTEVWGAVEWQKYKAMIRHLPGGVDLSAIR, encoded by the coding sequence ATGCAAACCTTTGTCATGCTGACTCGCCTCTCCCCGGAAGCGCTCAATTCCCCCAAACATCTGGAAGAACTTGAAAGCAAGGCGGTTAAATGCATCAGCACTGAATGCCCCCAGGTCAAATGGGTGCACAATTTTGCCATCCTGGGCGGATGCGATTATCTGGATATTTTTCAGGCTCCTGATATGGATACGGCCATAAAGGTAGCTACCATTGTCCGCACATTCGGGCATGCATCTACCGAGGTATGGGGGGCTGTAGAGTGGCAAAAATACAAGGCAATGATTCGTCATCTGCCTGGTGGTGTTGATTTGTCGGCCATCAGGTGA